The DNA segment AAATACTAATCTGAAAATTTAGTAGTGTTCTCTCTCACAAAGGAAAAAAAGTAGGAGGTGTATGAGTTGTTACATACAACCACAGATCGGAGAATATTTCTTTCATCACCACATATGAGCGGTAAGGAAATGAATTTTATTAATGAGGCATTTGAAACGAATTGGGTTGCTCCATTAGGGCCAAATGTAGATGCATTTGAAATGGAAGTAGCAGGATATATTGGAATGAATGGAGCAGTTGCAGTTAGTTCAGGAACGGCAGCGATCCATTTGGCCCTCTCTTTATTAGATGTCCAAAAAGGCGATACTGTTTTTTGCTCTAGTCTAACATTTGTTGCAAGTGCCAATCCCATCTTATATCAAGGCGCGGAGCCTATATTCATTGATTCAGAACGAGATACGTGGAATATGTCACCGATTGCATTAGAAGAAGCATTAGAAGAAGCGGTTGCTGAAAATAAATTACCTAAAGCAGTAATCATAGTAAATCTTTATGGACAGTCTGCCAAAATGCATGAATTAGTATCTATTTGTAGGAAGTTTCATGTCCCTATTATTGAAGATGCTGCCGAGTCACTAGGAGCTAAATATAAAGGTAAACCTAGTGGGACATTTGGGGAATTTGGTATCTTTTCTTTCAATGGAAATAAGATTATTACAACATCAGGCGGAGGCATGCTCGTTTCCAATAATACAGAGGCGTTAAGGCAAGCTCGTTTCCTAGCAACTCAAGCTAGAGACCCTGCTCCTCATTATCAGCATAGCAAGCTAGGTTATAACTATCGAATGAGTAATATATTGGCGGGAATTGGCAGAAGTCAGTTAGAGGTCTTGGATGCAAGAATTAATGCTAGAAGAGCAATTTTTAATACCTACCAACAGGAGCTTGCACACATCTCTTCTATTTCTTTCATGCAAGAGTTAGAAGATACTTTTTCAACTAGATGGCTGACTGCTATTACGATTAACAAGGAAGAAACCAACGTCTCTCCCAAGGAGTTAATTGCTGCTTTAGAAGAGGAGAATATTGAAGCGAGGCCTGTTTGGAAACCGCTTCAGTTACAGCCCCTCTTTAATAAAAATAAGTATTATCCACATGCTGAGAACGAAAGTGTGTCCGAAGAATTGTTCCAAACAGGAATTTGTTTACCCTCAGGTTCAAATTTGACAGTCCAAGAACAATTGCGGGTCATTGAATGTATTAAGAAAACATTCAATAGTTTGTAAAAACCATGATAAATTTGGGGGAAATGTAATGTAAACGTGATTATCAAATAAATAAAAAATAAAGAGGTAAACATAATGATTGGAAAAAATATAGCGAGACTACGAAACCAAAGAGGTTACTCCTTATCGGAGCTGGCCGAACTTACGAATATATCAAAATCCTATTTAAGTAACATTGAGCGTAATCTTAATAAGAACCCCTCGCTTCAAATAATGATAAAGATTGCGTCAGTGTTAAAGGTTGATCTTATCACACTTTTACAAACAGGTCTTGAAGAGGATCGTAATTTGTTTATGGAAAAAGAATGGTTCGATTTTGTACGGGAACTAAAGGAATCGGGGCTTGAAAAGGAACAAATACAGCAATATAAAACAGTAATAGAATTTATAAGATGGAAAAATGAAAATTCAGAAACTAAACAAAGATAAAGAAATGACAGGTAGGTTGGAGGGAAAATGAAAAAGTTTCTGGTTTTATTTATGGCGGTCCTTTGTATAGCGGTGTTGGTATTCGGTCACACGTATTGGAAAAATAAGAGTAAAGCAGCAGAGATTGAAGGGAGAAGTGCTGTTGAAAAACTACTAGAAAAAGAAAAAGCAGAAAAACAAGCCCTGATAAATAGTTTAAAGCCTGAAAACAATAAAAAGCAGTCCTTTATAGACTTTTTACGTTATAGAGCCCTTACAGAAAATCAAGTTAAAGTTTCAGTTGTTGGTAGTAATGTTACTGCTGCAATTGGGGCAACAGATTCTTCTTATGGTTGGGCAGAACTTTTACGTAAACAATTACAATCAGATACCGCGGACATAGGTTCATTAAGGTTTGTAAACCATGGATATGAAGGATACTCGACATCCGATTTATTAACAAGTAAAAAAATAGATTTAGTAATCAAGGAAAAGCCGGATTTAATTATTTTTGAAAACTCGCTTATTAATAATCATTTGCAGTCATTAACAATTGAACAGACTACACAAGATTTGCAAAACATTATGGCCGCATTAAAGACGGGGCTTCCTAATGCCAGGATTTTTATTATGTCTCCTAATCCGGTTGTTAATAAAGATACTAAAAATAGTTTAGGGCTAACGTATATGGATTATATTAATGCTTCTAAAGAATTAATAACAAAAAATAGCTGGCAATATATTGATAGCATATCTGGAATTGAGAAGAAACTGACAGAAGAAAACCTAATATTAGTAGATGTTCTAACTAATGATTATATTAATCCAAATAATAAGGGTAACTGGATATGGTTTGAATTTTTATATGAATTTTTAAAAAGTCAGTAATTTAGTTCATGCGGATTACAATACTGGAGGAAATTATGGATAAAACAATTAGATTAACTGATATCTTTAAAACGCTAAAAAAGCGTTGGATGTTAATTATGCTCGTGCTATTGTCAGCAACAACCTTGAGTGGCATCCTTTCGTTTTTTGTATTAACACCTGTATATCAGGCATCTACACAAATCCTTGTCAATCAGAAGGATTCTCAAAATCAATTGGATGAGTCCCGGTTACGAAGTAATGTGGATTTAATTAATACGTATAGTGTGATCGTAAAGAGCCCACGCATATTGGAAAAAGTAATAAATAAATTGGAACTTAGACAAAGTGTAGAGCAGCTTACTAAAAATATTTCGGTAACTAGCCAAGAAAATTCACAGGTCTTTTCGTTGACGGTTGAGAATAGCAACGCTGCTCTGGCAGTTAAAATAGCAAATACCATTTCTGAAACATTTCAAAAGGAAATTCTAGACATAATGAATGTTAATAACGTGAGCATTCTTGCAGAGGCAAAAATAAAAAAGAATCCTGTTCCCGTTAAACCCAATCCATTATTTAATATCACAATTGGAGTGGTGATTGGGTTATTAGCAGGTATTGGGCTTGCCATCCTATTGGATTTCCTGGACAGTACATTAAAGGATGATCAAGATGTTGTAGAACTATTAGGAATGCCAGTACTAGGAGCAATTCCTAAAATGCCAAAAAACGAAAGCAAAGGAAAAAAAACCTCAACAAATCAAAAGATGGGGAGTGAAACAGTTGCTTCGTAAATCAAAAAGTAGAGGGAAAAGAGCGGTTAATATCATTGCCCATTTTAATCCAAAGTCACCAATAACAGAGCAGTATCGTCAAATTAGAAATAATATTAACTTTGCATCCGTTGATAAAGAGATTAAATCTATTGTAGTAACATCACCTGAACCTTCAGATGGGAAGTCTACGACTTCAACTAATTTAGCTATCGTTCTTTCCCAGCAAGGAAAACAAGTGTTACTGGTGGATGCTGACTTAAGAAAACCCTCTGTTCATTATGCGTTTAACATTAGTAATATGGATGGATTAACCAGTGTGTTGACTAAAAAAATTAGTATGGAAGAAGCGATATCAAATACTCATATTCCTAATTTGAAGGTATTACCAAGTGGAGTTATTCCACCCAATCCCTCTGAATTACTAGATTCGAAAGCGATGGAAGTGATGATGGAGGAGCTTAAAGAAGCATTCGATTTTGTCATTTTTGATACACCTCCGATACTAGCTGTTACCGACTCGCAAATTATGGCTAATAAATGCGACGGCGTAATCATGGTGGTAGCCAGTGGGAAAACACGCAAGGAAATAGCGATGAAAGCTAAGACGTTGTTAGAAAAGGCAAACGCACACTTACTTGGTGCGGTAGTAAATGGTGTCGATTTAAGAAGCGGTGGTTACTATTATGAGTATGGATAACGCTTAAGATGGTTGGATAGGAAATCTAGTAAAGTATCTAAATTAAAAAAGGAGGATGTATATTTTGATTGATATACACAGTCATATTCTACCGGGAATTGATGACGGTCCTCCAGATTTTGTTCGGAGTTTAGCTATGGCAAAACAGGCAGCTAATGCAGGAATTACCCACCTTTTTGCCACTCCGCATCACATGAACGGTCGTTATGAAAATTTAAAAGGAAATATCATGAAATATGTACAAGATTTTAATGCACAGCTTGAACAGGAGAATATTCCCCTACTTGTGCATCCAGGGCAAGAATTAAGAGTGAACCGGGAATTATTTATTTCCCTTGAAATGGAAGAAGTGATGACCCTTGATAATAAAGGACAATATCTATTGTTAGAACTGCCGTCAGGGGAGGTTCCTAACTACACGCAAGAGGTAGTCTATGAGCTTTTATTGAAAGGAATCACTCCCATTATCGTCCATCCGGAGAGAAATAAAGGCTTTTTAGAGGATAACAATCTATTAGTTGATCTCGTTCTAGAGGGAGCATTAACTCAAGTGACAGCAGGCAGCATAATCGGCCATTTTGGAAAAAAGGTAAAGACTTTTGCTGAAAGAATTATTGAGCACCATTTAACCCACTTCATCGCAACTGATGCTCATAATATTACTACGAGAGGTTTTCAACTCATTGGGGCATATGAAGCAATAACAAAAGGCTTTGGTATAGACCACACCTTTTATTTTCAAGAAAATGCCGAATTACTCCTGCTTGGGCAATACCCTCAAAAAGAGCAGCCTATTCCAATAAGGAAGAAGTTCTTAGGAATTTTTTAATATTACCGTGAAATTAAAAAAGGAAGGTGCAGGTGAGGAGTGAACTATTCACTAGAAGTAATCGATAGTCATAAAAATAGTAATATCTTGTTTACAATGGCACTCTTTTCTATGGCTATATTACTACATCAATCCCAAGTTATTTTTGGGGTAAATATTTCATTTGCAGATTTATTTTGTGTCCTTATTTTTATCGTTTTCATACTTAATAAACAGTTGTTAATACCGGTAACACCAGTTATATATTTTTTAGTTGTTTCCATTGTGGTTTTGTTAACTTCTATTTTCTATATTCCATCACAATTTATGTATACTCCAAACCCAATGGAAATTGTTAGTGACTATGCAAAATTGGCAGCTATATTGGTCTATTTTATTTTTGGATATAATTTGTCCAGAAACGATCATATGGTAGATATTTTAAAGTGGTACTCTTTTTTCGGTATGTTAATTGGGGGAATAGGATTAGTTTTTACTGTGCTAAACATTCATACAGATATTCTATTTTATGGAGGGGTTAGGTATAAAGGACTAATGATTGACCCTAACTACTTTTCCATCCTTCAAGTAACGTCTCTAGTTTATATTACTAGGGTGAAGAGCATAAAAATGAAGTATAAGTATGCCGCAGTTCTCATTACAGCATTAGCAGTTTTAATATCAGGCTCAAAAACAGGAATCCTTACATTTTCTAGTTATGTAATGCTGAGGGTAATAGAATATTTATTAACTTACAAGAAAAAAGCATTCTCAGTTGTTGTTCAGTTATTTACAATTGGTCTAATAATTTTGGCCATTCCCATAGTATTTAGTTTTCTGCAGAATTTGGTGAGTTTCCTCAGTACTACTGTACCTTCCTTTGCGAGAATTGAGCCTCTTTTTACTGATTTTAATGGCGCACTTTCAGAAAATGGTTCTGGAAGGAATATTACTTGGAAGGTTGCTTTACAAATCATTCAACTCTCCCCAGTAATAGGGGTTGGAATTGGAACGTACACGACTATTGCCGTTGAAATGTTCCATCAAAGTGATATCTCACATAACACCTTTTTACAGTTGTCTGCTGAGTGGGGAATTCCTTTAGCTTTTACCTTCTTTGCCTATGTATTTTTTATCATAGGGAAGGCTTCAACTGTGTCGGATTCACCCGATTTTGAGAATAACCTGATTTTCCGAGATATTATTATCATCCTATTGATTGGGTCAATGGCTATTTCATTGAATAATGCGCGAATCCTATGGCTGGTTTTTGGGGCGCTAGTTTCTTCTTTAGATAGGAATCAAATATGCAAAAAAACGGGGGGGAAATATGTTTAAGAAGATTTACCTCTTCTTAAAAAGAAAGAGGGAGATACTTAAAGGCTTTCAAAGAAACACAAAGTATATGTGTGCTGGGATTTACGTTTATGATGATTCTTTAAAGTATATTACGAGGAATGATTCGTACACTAAAAATAGAGCCTTGCAAATTTTTCAGAATAATTATTATCAAGCTGCTATCAAGGTTTTTATTTTTTTATTAAGAAAGACATTCTTTAGAAAAAAGGTAGAAATTGTGGAACCTGCAGAGCAAAAAAATGAGTTTTCTGGGAGTGTTTATAGGCCAGTTAGAAGCTCGAATGGCTATAACGACAGTAAGATATTTGATTTATCGCGGAACCAGGTACTGTCCATTTTTTCAAATAAACAAGAATATCAATCTGTGCTTAGTATTTACCAAAGTTTTAAAAAGTTTTTTCCGATGCCAGCCATCTTACAGGCAGATGCTGAGCAACTTATAATAATGGAGGAACTAGTTAATTTTGAACAAAATCATACGTGGATAGAAGAAGATTACCTGTTTGTTATGGAAGATGTCTTTGAAAGAAATATAAATTATTTTAAGGCTTGCGTGGAAAATGGAATTCAATCATCTAGTAGTCCTACAGATTTAATTTCTCAAATAAAAATGAACGCAGTAATAGAACCCATTAGGAATAAAATTAATCCTGAATTACTAGATGTAAAGTTTCCCTGCGTAAAACTGCACGGTGATCTTTGGACATCAAATACCCTGCTCGTTAAGGAAGGAAAGAGTCATATTTGTTACATAGATTGGGAATATTCAAGAGAGTATATATTTTTCTATGATCTATTTAATATGATGTGGCTTGAGGTGTATGTGAATAATAATCATCTTTATATTCATAAGTATATAAAAGGTGAATACAATAATTATTTTTATAAGTTATTTTCTTTATTTAATTTATCGTTTGATGAAAAGTTAAAACTTGACTATATAATTATTTATTTCCTGAATTTTTTTACAGAGCGGGGCATTCATTTAGGGACGGTTGAGCAAGTAGATATCTTAGACAAATTTAAAAGAATGCTAGATAGATTAAGGGAGATGATCAAAAATCAGTCAAAGCAGCTAATATCTGTAGACAATGATGATTAGTGGGGATAACCATGAAAAAAACGGTTCTTATTTTAATGTTAGTAACGATCATTTCGAAAGTTCTAGGATTTGCAAGAGATATAGTATTATCCTATTTCTATGGTGCTTCTGATATAAGTGATGTTTACTTAATTTCCTTGACAATTCCTACTGTCATATTTGCCTTTGTGGGTAAAGGGATATCTGTTGGGTTTATTCCTATGTATACCCGAATAGAAAGTAAAAATGGAACAGAAAGAGCGAATCAGTATACCAATAACGTTATTAATTTTGTACTTATAGTATGTACGGCTATTTTTATAGTAGGATTATTTTTTACAGAGCCTATTGTAAAATTATTTGCTTCTGGCTTTGAAGGTAAGACACTAGAACTGACAGTAACATTTACTCGAATCACGTTAATAGGGGTTTATTTTACCGGGGTTAATTATGTGTATTTAGCATATCTCCAAATTAAAGGTGTATTTGTCATTCCAGCACTTATGGGGTTACCAGCAAATATTATTATGGTTGCTTCTATCATTGTTAGCTCACATAAGAATATCTACTTATTATCAGTAGGAAGTTTAATAGCAATTTTTTCACAATTTTTACTTCTATTCATTTTTAGTTATAAAAGTAATTATAGATATAAACCAAAATTAGATTATCGAGATGAAAATATTAGGAAAATGGCCATTTTAGCATTACCGGCTATATTAGGTACTTCAGTTACACAGATTAATTTATTAATTGACCGCACAATAGCTTCTAAGCTAGAAGTGGGAGGAATAGCGGCATTAAATTATGCAAGTACATTAAGTGTAGTCATAATTGGGATTTTTGTTTTATCGATTAGTTCCGTACTTTATCCCAAAATATCTAAATTGTCTGCTGATAATAAAATTACAGAAATGAAAACAGTATTATCTGGGGCAATTGGTGCTGTCAACATACTCGTGTTACCTGCGGCTGTTGGATGTATGATTTTTTCTGGACCGATCGTTGAGTTTTTATATGGTAGAGGGAATTTTGACTCACATGCTTTGAATATGACATCAAATGCACTTTTCTATTTCTCAATTGGAATTGTTGGGTTAAGTCATAGGGAAATTTTATCGAATACCTTTTATTCTCTTCAAGATACGAAAACTCCTATGATAAACGCGGCCATAGCAATGATTTTAAATATTGTTTTGAATTTGACCTTATCCAAGTATTTAGGAATCGGCGGATTAGCCCTGGCAACAAGTATATCTACTATCTTCTGCACAATTCTCTTAGTATTTAATCTCAGAAAAAGAATAGGGAATCTTGGTCTAACGGGTGTGTCAATTTCCTTTTTGAAAATATTAATTGCGTCACTAGCTATGGGGGGACTAAGTAAATATATTTATAGCTTACTACTTAATAAGTTTAATCTAGATATCTCTTTAATAATTTCAGTATGTATAGGTGCAGTTGTGTACTTTATACTTATTTACTTATTTAAAATTAAGGAAATGAAAATGATAATTGGTGAAATAAAAGGGAAATTGAGACCATTAACGGAAAGTGAAGCTGCTGAAATATAAAAATAGAGGTGTAATGATAAAGGGAGTACTGGAAAAATACGGGAAAGAGGAGTCCGATGGTGAAAATTTTATATGTTGCCACAATATCTAATATGATAAATGCATTTTTGATTCCTCATATTAAAGTTTTAGTCGAACAAGGAAACGAGGTAGGATTGGCATTCAATGAAGATAAAGAAATCAATCCTGAATTAATTAAATTAGGATGTAAAATTCATCATGTTAAGTTCCAAAGGAATCCGTTTAACAAAAATAACTTTTATGCATTAAAAGAGATAAAAAAGATTATTTCAACAGAAGGGTATAAATTAGTACATGTACATGCACCTGTTGCTTCATTAATAACCCGATGGGCATGTAAAAATATGTCTGAAGTCACAATGCTTTATACTGCACATGGATTTCATTTTTTTAAGGGTGCTCCAAAAATAAATTGGGTTATATACTATTCACTTGAGAAAATTGCAGCTAAATGGACCGATGGAATCATTACCATGAATGATGAGGACTTTTCCTCAGCTAAGAAACTAAAATTAAGAAAAAGGAATTCAGTCTACAAAGTACATGGTATTGGGCTCAATTTGACTAGATTTAAACCGTCAAATC comes from the Neobacillus sp. PS2-9 genome and includes:
- a CDS encoding aminotransferase class I/II-fold pyridoxal phosphate-dependent enzyme; its protein translation is MLHTTTDRRIFLSSPHMSGKEMNFINEAFETNWVAPLGPNVDAFEMEVAGYIGMNGAVAVSSGTAAIHLALSLLDVQKGDTVFCSSLTFVASANPILYQGAEPIFIDSERDTWNMSPIALEEALEEAVAENKLPKAVIIVNLYGQSAKMHELVSICRKFHVPIIEDAAESLGAKYKGKPSGTFGEFGIFSFNGNKIITTSGGGMLVSNNTEALRQARFLATQARDPAPHYQHSKLGYNYRMSNILAGIGRSQLEVLDARINARRAIFNTYQQELAHISSISFMQELEDTFSTRWLTAITINKEETNVSPKELIAALEEENIEARPVWKPLQLQPLFNKNKYYPHAENESVSEELFQTGICLPSGSNLTVQEQLRVIECIKKTFNSL
- a CDS encoding helix-turn-helix transcriptional regulator, whose protein sequence is MIGKNIARLRNQRGYSLSELAELTNISKSYLSNIERNLNKNPSLQIMIKIASVLKVDLITLLQTGLEEDRNLFMEKEWFDFVRELKESGLEKEQIQQYKTVIEFIRWKNENSETKQR
- a CDS encoding SGNH/GDSL hydrolase family protein, with the protein product MKKFLVLFMAVLCIAVLVFGHTYWKNKSKAAEIEGRSAVEKLLEKEKAEKQALINSLKPENNKKQSFIDFLRYRALTENQVKVSVVGSNVTAAIGATDSSYGWAELLRKQLQSDTADIGSLRFVNHGYEGYSTSDLLTSKKIDLVIKEKPDLIIFENSLINNHLQSLTIEQTTQDLQNIMAALKTGLPNARIFIMSPNPVVNKDTKNSLGLTYMDYINASKELITKNSWQYIDSISGIEKKLTEENLILVDVLTNDYINPNNKGNWIWFEFLYEFLKSQ
- a CDS encoding Wzz/FepE/Etk N-terminal domain-containing protein → MDKTIRLTDIFKTLKKRWMLIMLVLLSATTLSGILSFFVLTPVYQASTQILVNQKDSQNQLDESRLRSNVDLINTYSVIVKSPRILEKVINKLELRQSVEQLTKNISVTSQENSQVFSLTVENSNAALAVKIANTISETFQKEILDIMNVNNVSILAEAKIKKNPVPVKPNPLFNITIGVVIGLLAGIGLAILLDFLDSTLKDDQDVVELLGMPVLGAIPKMPKNESKGKKTSTNQKMGSETVAS
- a CDS encoding CpsD/CapB family tyrosine-protein kinase, yielding MKQLLRKSKSRGKRAVNIIAHFNPKSPITEQYRQIRNNINFASVDKEIKSIVVTSPEPSDGKSTTSTNLAIVLSQQGKQVLLVDADLRKPSVHYAFNISNMDGLTSVLTKKISMEEAISNTHIPNLKVLPSGVIPPNPSELLDSKAMEVMMEELKEAFDFVIFDTPPILAVTDSQIMANKCDGVIMVVASGKTRKEIAMKAKTLLEKANAHLLGAVVNGVDLRSGGYYYEYG
- a CDS encoding CpsB/CapC family capsule biosynthesis tyrosine phosphatase, with product MYILIDIHSHILPGIDDGPPDFVRSLAMAKQAANAGITHLFATPHHMNGRYENLKGNIMKYVQDFNAQLEQENIPLLVHPGQELRVNRELFISLEMEEVMTLDNKGQYLLLELPSGEVPNYTQEVVYELLLKGITPIIVHPERNKGFLEDNNLLVDLVLEGALTQVTAGSIIGHFGKKVKTFAERIIEHHLTHFIATDAHNITTRGFQLIGAYEAITKGFGIDHTFYFQENAELLLLGQYPQKEQPIPIRKKFLGIF
- a CDS encoding O-antigen ligase family protein, giving the protein MNYSLEVIDSHKNSNILFTMALFSMAILLHQSQVIFGVNISFADLFCVLIFIVFILNKQLLIPVTPVIYFLVVSIVVLLTSIFYIPSQFMYTPNPMEIVSDYAKLAAILVYFIFGYNLSRNDHMVDILKWYSFFGMLIGGIGLVFTVLNIHTDILFYGGVRYKGLMIDPNYFSILQVTSLVYITRVKSIKMKYKYAAVLITALAVLISGSKTGILTFSSYVMLRVIEYLLTYKKKAFSVVVQLFTIGLIILAIPIVFSFLQNLVSFLSTTVPSFARIEPLFTDFNGALSENGSGRNITWKVALQIIQLSPVIGVGIGTYTTIAVEMFHQSDISHNTFLQLSAEWGIPLAFTFFAYVFFIIGKASTVSDSPDFENNLIFRDIIIILLIGSMAISLNNARILWLVFGALVSSLDRNQICKKTGGKYV
- the murJ gene encoding murein biosynthesis integral membrane protein MurJ, producing the protein MKKTVLILMLVTIISKVLGFARDIVLSYFYGASDISDVYLISLTIPTVIFAFVGKGISVGFIPMYTRIESKNGTERANQYTNNVINFVLIVCTAIFIVGLFFTEPIVKLFASGFEGKTLELTVTFTRITLIGVYFTGVNYVYLAYLQIKGVFVIPALMGLPANIIMVASIIVSSHKNIYLLSVGSLIAIFSQFLLLFIFSYKSNYRYKPKLDYRDENIRKMAILALPAILGTSVTQINLLIDRTIASKLEVGGIAALNYASTLSVVIIGIFVLSISSVLYPKISKLSADNKITEMKTVLSGAIGAVNILVLPAAVGCMIFSGPIVEFLYGRGNFDSHALNMTSNALFYFSIGIVGLSHREILSNTFYSLQDTKTPMINAAIAMILNIVLNLTLSKYLGIGGLALATSISTIFCTILLVFNLRKRIGNLGLTGVSISFLKILIASLAMGGLSKYIYSLLLNKFNLDISLIISVCIGAVVYFILIYLFKIKEMKMIIGEIKGKLRPLTESEAAEI